DNA sequence from the Streptomyces sp. MST-110588 genome:
CGTGGGGCCCGATGCCCGTCGAGATCGCGCCCGAGGACGCGGCGGAAGCCGAGGCGGAGGAGCCGGTCGCCGTCCTCACCTTCGGCCGGCTGCGGCTCCGCCGGGCCGTACCGTTTCTGCGGGCCAACTCCCGGGCCGCCGGACGGGCCGCCGCCTCCCCCGGGATGATGTTCTCCGCGGCCCTGGCCCGGCCACCGCGCTTCGTCAGTACGTTCTCGGTGTGGCGCAGCGCCCGTGCGATGAACCAGTACGCGTACGGAACCGCCGAGCCGGAACACATCGACGCGGTCAAGGACGACCGCTCGCAGCCCTTCCACCACGAGAGCGCGTTCGTGCGCTTCCGCCCGTACGGGGAGTGGGGCACTCTGGACGGCCGACGGCCACTGGCGGACGCCGCGGCTGCGGTCACCGCGCGGTCCGGGGCGGCGGAGGGAGTGCGGCGGGATGAGCGAGGGTGCCGGGGAATGCGGAGAGTATGAGGGCCGCGGGAAGTATGGGAAGCGCGTTGAGTACGGACAGCGCGGGGAGTATGGACAGCGTCTTCAGCCTGGGGAGCGTCTTGAGTCCGGGGAGCGTCTTGAGCGGGTGAATCCGCCGCGGCTCTCTCCACCGACCGGTTTCAGCCATGCCGTACGGGCCGCGCCGGGTTCCACCGTGGTCTTCCTGGCCGGGCAGACCGCGCTGGACGGCGCCGGACGGATCGTCGGTGACGGCCTCGTCGAACAGTTCGAGCAGGCACTGACCAATCTCCTGACCGCCGCCGAAGCCGCCGGGGCCGGCCCGGCCGACCTGGCCAAGCTCACCGTCTTCGCCGTGGACGTGGCCGATTACCGCCGTCAGGCGCCGGCGCTGGGGCGGGTATGGAAACGACTGGTCGGGCGTGACTACCCGGCGATGGCCGTGGTCGGGACCACCCGGCTGTGGGACGAGGCGGCGCTGGTCGAGATCGAGGGGATCGCCGTCATCCGCTGAATGCCGGGGGTGGGGCCGGGGTGGGGCCAGGTGCCGGTGCCGGGCGTGGGTTCCAGGTGCCGGATGCCGGATGCCGGGTGCCCAGGTGGCTGATGCCCGGGTGCCTCAAGGTTCAGGTGCCTCAAGGTCGGCACCCGGCGAGCGCGACCTCACGCCTGCGAGTTGTACTTCACCAGCGCGTCCGCGTCCCGCTCGTCCAGTTCGACGCCGAACTCCCCCGCCAGCACGGCGGGCAGTTCCTCCGGGGCCACCTGCCGGACCTCGTCCGCGTGCCCGGGGCGGCTCAGCGTCAGCTCCGTACCGATCAGCGACCGCCGCACCTCGGGTCCCGGCCGCAGCACCACCGCCCGCCGTATGAACGGCGAGCGCGGATGGGTGGAGATGTAGTGGTTGAAGACGCCGTAGTCGACCGGGAAGCGTTCCTCCGACCCGAAGGCGTACACGTCGAGCCAGCCGTCCTCGCGGGCGGAGCGCAGCACCCACGGTCCCTGTCCGGGCCCCTGCTCCCGTACGAGGCCGAATGTCCAGACGCCCTGCCGGGACTCGACGCCTTCGCGCAGCGGGAGCGGGGCAAGCAGCGCCTCGCCGCCGAAGCCGACGTCGGTGATCCACTCGCCACCGTCCGCGCCGTCTCCGCCGTCTCCGCCGTCTCCGCCCTCCCCGCCGTCCCGGCCGCCCCCATTACCCCAGCCGCCCCTGCTGTCCCGGAATGTCACCTTCAGCAGCGCATGGGTGACCGGGCGGAGCTTGCTCTCGCCCATACGGACCCGGGCGGCCAGGCCCGTGACCCGGAAGCCGAGACGTTCCAGGGCCGCCGCGTACAGGAGGTTCTGCTCGTAGCAGTAACCGCCGCGCCGCCGGCCGACCAGCTTCTCCTGGAGGGCTTCCAGGTCCAGGACGATCGGCCGCCCCAGTACGACATCGAGGTTCTCGAAGGGGATCGCGGCAACGTGCGCGGCGTGCACCGCCCGGAGGGTGTCCGGCGTCGGCTCGCGGTCCCCCTCGTAGCCGATACGGGCGAGGTAGGCGTCGAGATCCAGCCGTTCCCCGCCCCACACGGACTCGGTCATGACATGTCCCGTTTCCTGTTTCCTGGTCGTCATTTGCTGCTTCGTGTACGGCTTCGCTGAGTACGCCGAGTACACCGGGTACGCCGAGTACGCACATGCGACCGCTTGTGCGATGCGTCAACGTCAATGTCAACATCAACGTCCCCGAAACCCTACGAGAAGGACACGGACCGCCGCACCGCCCCGGCTCCGCACACCGTCCCCGTCAGCATCACCAGCGCGAGCGCGGTGACCAGCAGTGGCGGGAGCGCGGCCGGCTGCCCCGCGAGCCGGGTGGCGCCCATGTAGTCCAGCGGTGCCAGACCGTTGGCGACGGCGTACCACAACGGCAGGTACAGGGCCTGGAAGAGCCGGTGCGTACGGGAGAGGGAGCCCAGCGCAAGCGCCAGCGAGGGGATGAACAGCGCGCCGCCACACCAGGACGCCACACCTGGCCAGTCCGCCGCCGCCACGAGCCGTACGAGCGGTGCGGCGCCGGCCACCGCGGTCAGCAGGAACCCGGCCCCCATTCCGCCAGCGCGCGACGGCGTACCGACGGATACGCGCCGAGCAGGGCCTGCACACCGTTTTCATGGCTCTGGGTCCCCAGCCGGGACCAGATCAGTACGGGCCAGATCCAGGCCGCGGGGAGCACCACCCGTACCGCTCCGGCGCCGGGCACCAGCAGCCCGGCGAGCGTGATCACCGCGGCGCCCGCCCACCACCACCAGGCGACGCCCTGGAGAAGGATGCGCAGCTCACCGAAGAGCAGCCGCTGCCCGGCCGTGTGCCATGCCGGTCCGACCGGATGCACCGCCAATGCGTTGGTGCGCGCCACCGATCCGTCTGTACGCCATGCCGATGCGCTCGTACGCCACACCGATCCGCCGGACTCGCCCGGTTCACCCAAGCCGTACGACTCCCTCAAGCCATACGACTGCTCCAAGCCGTGCGACTGCTCCAGGCCGTACGACTCCCCCGCGCCGCCGCCCCGCAAGCCCCCGCGCGCCGGATCGAACCGCCCGAACCACAGCACCGGCAGCAACGCCACCACCGCCGCCGCCAGCACCACCGCCAGCCGGCTCAGTACGAACCCGGTGTCCGGCGTAAACCCGTGCCACTCGAATGTGTGCAGCGGTTCATCAAGGTAGGTGAATCCCAGACTGAACTCGCCCTTGGCACCGCCGTGCTGGGCGATCAGGTCGTCCCGCATGGTCCCGAGAGCGCCCCGCAAACCGATGCCGCCGAGCGGCGCGTCGGGCCGCTGCCCGCCCAGCACCAGCGCCATCCAGCAGAAGAACCACAGCACGTTGCCCAGTCCGCCGCGCAGCACGGGGACCGCCTCGGACAACAGCGCCACGGCGGCGGTCACCACCATCAGCGGCAGCGTGATCAGCACGAAGGGCTGGAGCAGCGCGACCACGTCGACGGCCGTGGCCTCCCCCGGGCGAGCTGCATGACCAGCGCGGTCACCACCAGCACGGCCACCATCGAGGCGAGCACCAGCACATTGCTCAACAGCTTGGCCGCGAGGTAGGCGGTGGTCCGCAGCGGCGTGGCGGCCAGCAGCCGCCCGACGCCGGACCGTTCGTCCCGGGCCAGTGCGTTGCGTACGACGTAGAAACCGCCGAGCGA
Encoded proteins:
- a CDS encoding spheroidene monooxygenase, coding for MIVSVHIADVGVRSVAGVLRHRPQPGALKAYGPSGLRYGETLLTGRIAAGPPRLVPGRAALLAAWEDDAALDRFLTDHPLAQRLASGWHIRLRPLRIAGSWGPMPVEIAPEDAAEAEAEEPVAVLTFGRLRLRRAVPFLRANSRAAGRAAASPGMMFSAALARPPRFVSTFSVWRSARAMNQYAYGTAEPEHIDAVKDDRSQPFHHESAFVRFRPYGEWGTLDGRRPLADAAAAVTARSGAAEGVRRDERGCRGMRRV
- a CDS encoding RidA family protein, whose amino-acid sequence is MNPPRLSPPTGFSHAVRAAPGSTVVFLAGQTALDGAGRIVGDGLVEQFEQALTNLLTAAEAAGAGPADLAKLTVFAVDVADYRRQAPALGRVWKRLVGRDYPAMAVVGTTRLWDEAALVEIEGIAVIR
- a CDS encoding arylamine N-acetyltransferase, translated to MTESVWGGERLDLDAYLARIGYEGDREPTPDTLRAVHAAHVAAIPFENLDVVLGRPIVLDLEALQEKLVGRRRGGYCYEQNLLYAAALERLGFRVTGLAARVRMGESKLRPVTHALLKVTFRDSRGGWGNGGGRDGGEGGDGGDGGDGADGGEWITDVGFGGEALLAPLPLREGVESRQGVWTFGLVREQGPGQGPWVLRSAREDGWLDVYAFGSEERFPVDYGVFNHYISTHPRSPFIRRAVVLRPGPEVRRSLIGTELTLSRPGHADEVRQVAPEELPAVLAGEFGVELDERDADALVKYNSQA